In Paenibacillus stellifer, the DNA window TGAGAAAAAAACAGATTTTTGATAAAATTAAGACATATAATATTTAGATATCTAAATACTTATCTTTGAACGATCAAGGAGGAATATATAATGGGACGGTTAGATAACAAGATAGCAATTATCACAGGTGGTGCTTCAGGTATAGGTGAAAGCATGGTGGATCTTTTCAGCGAGGAAGGAGCTATTGTTATTGCGGCGGATATTAATGAGGCGGCACTCGAACGGGCAAGTCAGAAAAAGAATGTGTATGGCATGAAACTAAACGTTGCTTCTGATGAAGATTGGGTTATATTAGCTCAACAAGTGAATGATCGCTTTGGAAGAATCGATATCCTTGTTAACAACGCAGGGATTTCTTCGGAAAAACCTTACCAGGATATCGACATTAATGATTGGCAAAAGATGCTGTCCATTAACGGTTATGGCCCTTTTGCCGGGGTTAAACACATTGCGCCTTATATGGCAGCCCAGGAGAAAGGTTCAATCGTCAATATTTCGTCTTACACAGCTCAGATCGGCCAAGGCTTTAACCATTATTCCGCTTCTAAAGGAGCCGTTCGTGCTTTGTCCAAAGCAGCTGCAACGACTTTTGGCCGACAAGGTGTTCGTGTGAATACACTTTTTCCTGGTATAATCGAGACACCAATGACCTCAGCGCTGAGTACATCCAAAGAACTCCTGAGTCACTTAATTCAAGCAACCCCGTTGCAGCGGTTAGGTCAGCCCGATGATATTGCTAAAGCTGCACTGTTTTTGGCTTCGGATGAATCGTCATACATTACAGGCGCGGAATTGGTCATTGACGGAGGGTTCTCTGCTCAATAATTAGGCACACTACTAATAAGTCCCCCTTTATCCAATAT includes these proteins:
- a CDS encoding SDR family NAD(P)-dependent oxidoreductase produces the protein MGRLDNKIAIITGGASGIGESMVDLFSEEGAIVIAADINEAALERASQKKNVYGMKLNVASDEDWVILAQQVNDRFGRIDILVNNAGISSEKPYQDIDINDWQKMLSINGYGPFAGVKHIAPYMAAQEKGSIVNISSYTAQIGQGFNHYSASKGAVRALSKAAATTFGRQGVRVNTLFPGIIETPMTSALSTSKELLSHLIQATPLQRLGQPDDIAKAALFLASDESSYITGAELVIDGGFSAQ